A genomic window from Methanovulcanius yangii includes:
- a CDS encoding DUF2769 domain-containing protein, which produces MEDYLELAKRMEEMSPEEQEEMMAMIREMCICAGCASYTSCMKEKGELMFCATGKSECFVEMKQCLCPECPATSKMGLINTSYCMQGSEKELRGL; this is translated from the coding sequence ATGGAAGATTACCTGGAACTAGCGAAACGAATGGAGGAGATGTCCCCGGAGGAGCAGGAGGAGATGATGGCGATGATCCGGGAGATGTGCATATGTGCAGGGTGTGCGTCCTATACCTCGTGCATGAAGGAGAAAGGTGAATTGATGTTCTGCGCAACCGGAAAGAGTGAATGTTTTGTTGAGATGAAACAATGCCTCTGCCCGGAGTGTCCGGCGACATCGAAAATGGGGCTCATCAACACCTCCTACTGCATGCAGGGCTCCGAAAAGGAACTGCGGGGACTGTAA
- a CDS encoding DUF2769 domain-containing protein produces the protein MEKFLEMQKKMEEMSPEEKSEMIAKLRGMCICPQCASYTECMKEKDELIYCATGQSECLVRMKECICDECPVKPMMGLINTSYCMQGSEKELRGL, from the coding sequence ATGGAAAAATTCCTGGAAATGCAAAAAAAAATGGAGGAGATGTCCCCGGAAGAGAAGAGCGAGATGATAGCAAAGCTCCGGGGAATGTGTATCTGCCCACAGTGTGCATCGTACACCGAATGCATGAAGGAGAAGGATGAACTGATCTACTGCGCAACCGGACAGAGCGAGTGCCTGGTGCGGATGAAAGAGTGTATCTGCGACGAGTGCCCGGTGAAACCCATGATGGGGCTCATCAACACCTCATACTGCATGCAGGGCTCCGAGAAGGAACTGCGGGGACTCTGA
- a CDS encoding cupin domain-containing protein, whose translation MLIRDIHTASYFTSRDGCTLCELLHPKNEPDLAMDMSLCHAVLSRGERTVPHRLKGQTEVYYILAGEGRMHVGEGNAVLRPGQTALVPPGAVQWIENIGQEDLIFLAICQPQWTERDEVILK comes from the coding sequence ATGCTCATCCGCGATATCCACACCGCCTCCTACTTCACGTCCCGTGACGGCTGCACGCTCTGCGAGCTCCTGCACCCGAAGAACGAACCCGACCTCGCCATGGACATGAGCCTCTGCCACGCAGTCCTCTCACGGGGGGAGAGGACCGTCCCGCACCGACTCAAGGGGCAGACCGAGGTGTATTACATCCTTGCAGGGGAGGGTCGGATGCATGTCGGCGAAGGAAATGCCGTGCTCCGGCCGGGCCAGACCGCCCTCGTCCCGCCGGGGGCGGTGCAGTGGATCGAGAACATCGGGCAGGAGGACCTCATCTTCCTCGCCATCTGCCAGCCGCAGTGGACGGAAAGGGATGAAGTGATCCTGAAATAA
- a CDS encoding response regulator: MKGKYNILYVDDEEILLDVTKVYLEKSGCYSVDTARSAGEGLNKIARQNYDAIISDYEMPEMNGIEFLTKIRSSGNDIPFIIFSGRGREDVALGAPNTRVDYYLQKGGQPKTMFAELGRNITQAISRKGAEIGLENKKSIKYSI, encoded by the coding sequence ATGAAAGGAAAATACAATATTCTCTATGTTGATGACGAAGAGATTCTCCTGGACGTCACCAAGGTATACCTGGAGAAGTCCGGTTGCTATTCGGTGGATACGGCACGCTCAGCGGGTGAAGGGCTGAATAAAATTGCCCGGCAGAATTACGATGCCATAATATCCGATTATGAAATGCCGGAGATGAACGGCATCGAATTTTTAACAAAAATCCGGTCTTCGGGAAATGACATCCCCTTCATCATTTTTTCCGGCCGGGGACGTGAGGATGTCGCTCTCGGGGCACCGAATACCAGGGTTGATTATTATCTCCAGAAAGGTGGTCAGCCCAAGACCATGTTTGCCGAACTGGGGCGCAACATCACCCAGGCAATCAGCCGAAAAGGAGCTGAAATAGGCCTTGAAAACAAAAAATCAATTAAATACTCTATTTAA
- a CDS encoding GNAT family N-acetyltransferase — translation MGKHESYLIRLTKDQIEPASGMLVRSFFNDPKLAHILPDEEERRKKGRHLFAFELRYGLRYGRVYATSPNLEGVATWIRSEKAAITFWRAMLCGGMALQKGLGKEAMDRLEAFSEQADFYHEKHLPTPHCYLFFIGVDPRFQGQGYGGMLMRPMLEWLDETGTACYLNTQNEANIGLYEHFGFRVAGQVTLPESDIVHTGMVRKPAGERGSSPD, via the coding sequence ATGGGGAAACACGAATCGTATCTCATCCGTCTTACAAAAGACCAGATCGAACCGGCGAGCGGGATGCTCGTGCGGTCGTTCTTCAATGATCCGAAACTTGCACACATCCTCCCGGACGAGGAGGAGCGCCGGAAAAAGGGACGCCACCTCTTCGCCTTCGAACTCCGCTACGGACTGAGGTATGGCCGGGTCTATGCCACCTCGCCCAACCTCGAAGGCGTTGCAACGTGGATTCGCTCGGAAAAGGCGGCGATCACCTTCTGGCGTGCAATGCTCTGCGGGGGAATGGCGCTGCAGAAAGGGCTTGGGAAAGAAGCGATGGACCGGCTGGAGGCATTCTCCGAACAGGCCGATTTCTACCACGAAAAGCACCTCCCCACTCCTCACTGCTACCTCTTCTTCATCGGCGTCGACCCCCGCTTCCAGGGGCAGGGATATGGGGGGATGCTGATGCGCCCGATGCTCGAATGGCTGGACGAGACGGGGACGGCCTGCTACCTGAATACCCAGAACGAGGCAAACATCGGCCTCTACGAGCACTTCGGGTTTCGGGTGGCGGGGCAGGTCACCCTGCCGGAGTCCGATATCGTGCATACCGGGATGGTACGCAAGCCCGCGGGTGAGAGAGGATCGTCCCCGGATTAG